Proteins from a genomic interval of Nicotiana tabacum cultivar K326 unplaced genomic scaffold, ASM71507v2 Un00024, whole genome shotgun sequence:
- the LOC142178895 gene encoding uncharacterized protein LOC142178895 — SDPPDKKLNSALLLSHRTYPPRDSWNFSPSFGYAGNKSPLTTNQQTSSGWVLPGRSKQQGMPRRRFSSWAAVSTSRGRSDPCPRIWGICSHKILRKSDLAGERSQFATKNKTASERTFVHFFCTKHGSLRIIVGRWLPKETPIRSAPRLGGIYLIPITRRGSL; from the exons ATCAGATCCACCAGACAAGAAACTCAATTCCGCACTGCTGCTGAGTCATCGGACTTATCCACCAAGGGATTCGTGGAATTTCT CGCCCTCTTTTGGGTATGCAGGTAATAAGAGTCCTCTCACTACCAACCAACAGACATCATCTGGCTGGGTCTTACCG GGGAGATCAAAGCAACAGGGAATGCCTAGACGACGTTTTTCTTCCTGGGCTGCAGTAAGTACATCGAGAGGTCGTTCTGACCCTTGTCCCCGAATATGGGGAATATGTTCTCATAAAATCTTGCGTAAATCTGACCTAGCTGGCGAGCGATCCCAGTTCGCGACAAAGAACAAGACAGCAAGCGAGCGTACTTTTGTTCACTTCTTCTGCACCAAGCACGGAAGTTTAAGGATAATTGTAGGTCGGTGGCTACCTAAGGAAACTCCGATTCGATCCGCCCCCCGGCTGGGAGGCATCTACCTCATCCCGATCACAAGGAGAGGTTCACTATGA